In Gimesia sp., the following are encoded in one genomic region:
- a CDS encoding iron-sulfur cluster biosynthesis family protein translates to MNVRPVVIYSLIAVFGMLLQLGCERSTAPSSAPSSKAELTTKSDSLKSETPVADSTSEVTLKFTPRCAKKMQQLLKQTAPGSVLEVSVIPVVNCQGFNYSMSFMEPSEETTGILTVIDKIPIVVAQDDAVFLQKATIDYKKDEGGFEFINPDADIAVLDEYKKLKEEEERRRPIEEAQAKQIDPKLAAADLFTDQRQQAFEALNLWWKFNQPEQAISYPATVGRVDRYQLSSGENVAVVFTGAPGKQEGGVHLVDENGRNVFYSYTDYIDETDQFIDVNGDGVPEIVSESSMSYHSDDSTNKAVTEATSVSVIALSTKRSTLHRLVFDVRPFKEESTWRWKLVENPAGTMDLIIEAPVEDGWEERAKFAWSREKTRFEGPAGSKEEGFISMPDQFSKERFKEFMKPLKSD, encoded by the coding sequence ATGAATGTACGGCCTGTCGTAATTTATTCACTGATAGCAGTCTTCGGGATGCTTCTGCAGCTCGGGTGTGAACGTTCAACGGCACCATCTTCTGCTCCTTCTTCGAAAGCCGAACTAACTACGAAAAGTGATTCTCTGAAAAGTGAGACTCCTGTCGCAGATTCGACTTCGGAAGTTACCCTCAAGTTCACTCCACGTTGCGCAAAGAAAATGCAGCAACTTCTAAAGCAGACTGCTCCTGGTAGTGTGCTTGAGGTTTCGGTCATCCCTGTGGTTAATTGTCAGGGATTCAATTATTCGATGTCCTTCATGGAACCATCTGAAGAGACGACAGGGATTTTAACTGTTATCGACAAGATTCCAATTGTGGTGGCTCAGGATGATGCCGTCTTTCTGCAAAAGGCTACCATCGATTATAAGAAGGATGAAGGTGGCTTTGAATTTATCAATCCTGACGCTGATATCGCTGTGCTCGACGAGTACAAGAAGTTAAAGGAAGAAGAAGAGCGCCGTCGTCCAATAGAAGAAGCACAAGCGAAGCAGATTGATCCAAAGCTAGCTGCTGCCGACCTGTTTACGGATCAGCGTCAGCAGGCATTTGAAGCTCTGAATCTCTGGTGGAAATTCAATCAACCGGAACAGGCAATCTCATATCCTGCTACAGTCGGACGTGTTGATCGCTATCAATTATCAAGTGGGGAAAACGTTGCCGTTGTCTTTACAGGGGCTCCTGGAAAGCAGGAAGGTGGCGTGCATCTGGTTGATGAAAACGGTCGAAATGTCTTCTATTCCTATACAGACTATATTGATGAAACTGATCAATTTATAGATGTGAACGGTGACGGTGTTCCAGAAATTGTCAGTGAAAGTAGTATGAGTTACCATTCAGATGATTCTACAAACAAGGCTGTGACCGAGGCGACATCAGTTAGTGTGATTGCATTAAGCACGAAGAGGTCAACCTTACACCGTCTGGTCTTTGATGTACGTCCTTTTAAAGAGGAATCGACCTGGCGATGGAAGTTGGTCGAGAATCCTGCTGGAACAATGGATCTGATAATCGAAGCGCCTGTTGAAGATGGTTGGGAAGAACGGGCAAAATTTGCCTGGTCGCGAGAAAAAACAAGATTTGAAGGTCCTGCAGGATCAAAAGAGGAGGGCTTTATCTCCATGCCTGATCAATTCTCTAAAGAACGGTTCAAGGAGTTTATGAAACCGTTAAAAAGCGATTGA
- the gltB gene encoding glutamate synthase large subunit yields the protein MTSRTVRRGTDSENKAQNSLFQVGRFPEAHGLYDPEFEHDSCGVGFVAHIKGKRSHQIVVDADEMLRHMTHRGACGCEENTGDGAGILVSMPHDFLQRVVKEDLNLDLPPSGHYGMGNVFLPTDESQREHCKKVVEETVNAQGLVVLGWRELPVEPTTADIGPSALRALPHMEQVFISTSNHKVADHDHLERQLYIILKASSRQLREGSNLPQGLMFYFCSLSSNILVYKGMLTPDQVMPFYPDLQAEDFTSHLAMVHSRFSTNTFPSWDRAQPCRFMAHNGEINTLRGNANWMFARQGMMSSELFGDDLNKLFPIIEPHCSDSGNFDNALELLLMSGRPLPEVMMMMIPEAWQNHHSISVAKRAFYEYYSALQEPWDGPASVSFTDGKCIGAVLDRNGLRPSRYYVTHDDRVIMASEVGTLEVDPKLVKEKGRLQPGKMFLVDFEEGRLIPDEEIKEKYATKRPYQEWLQNQRLRLQDLPPAEKIDSVPTEELLSRLQAFGFTFETLKFMLIPLIKAKKDPIGSMGNDAALACLSDQPRLIYDYFHQLFAQVTNPAIDSIREEVIMSLECYIGPEGNLLESTEDQCHRLLIPEPIITNEQLAAIKKMDYRGWKTKTIDVTYPKSEGEAGFRAALDRIREEASQAIADGFSLIVVSDRAVCKDRVALPTLVSCGAIHHHLVRNEQRTQIGIVLETGEAREVHHHCLLFGYGADAINPYMAFEALWHSLEVGELDAAKWDRSSIVAAYRKGVCKGMLKVMAKMGISTLQSYKGAQIFEAVGLNQEIIEACFSGTASRIKGIGFDVVAKECEMRHNIGYPQRDQKRLPVLPNPGVYHWRANGEKHSWSPENIANLQAAASSGDKSAYKQFAKAVNEETTRQCHLRGLLAFKKREPIPLDEVEPVTEIVKRFCTGAMSYGSISAESHEALAIAMNRLGGKSNTGEGGEDYSRFKPLDNGDSKRSAIKQIASGRFGVTSWYLTNADELQIKISQGAKPGEGGELPGHKVNKIIASVRHSTPGVGLISPPPHHDIYSIEDLSQLIYDLKNSNPSARISVKLVSEVGVGTIASGVAKGHADNILISGASGGTGASPLTSVKHAGLPWELGISETHQTLVLNDLRSRVRLQTDGQLKTGRDIIIATLLGAEEYGFSTGPLITMGCIMMRKCHLNTCPVGIATQNPELRKKFAGQPEHVVNYFFLLAEEAREIMAELGFRTINEMVGRSDVLELDEGVAHWKAKHLDLTPILRLAEKPHENVGTYCTMDQQHGLEVVIDNLLISEAQPAIQNGESVTIDVKLKNTDRTFGTMLSHEVSKHHGAEGLPDETIHINSKGSAGQSLGAWLAHGITIEHEGDANDYVGKGLSGGRIIIYPPENSTFKPEDNIIVGNVNLYGATEGEVYIRGQAAERFCVRNSGAKAVVEGIGDHGCEYMTGGRAVVLGETGRNFAAGMSGGVAYVYDPEGHLLQNSNLETVELERLEDAEDIAELKELIDNHRKFTGSTVAKTILDNWENELELFKKVMPVDYKRALLEMAAEKAEAAASV from the coding sequence ATGACGAGTCGAACCGTTCGACGTGGAACTGATTCCGAAAACAAAGCACAAAACTCCCTGTTTCAAGTGGGGCGTTTCCCGGAAGCTCATGGGCTCTACGATCCGGAATTCGAGCATGACAGCTGTGGTGTGGGTTTCGTCGCCCATATCAAAGGCAAACGGTCACACCAGATTGTGGTCGACGCCGATGAAATGCTGCGTCATATGACTCACCGTGGCGCCTGTGGTTGCGAAGAAAATACGGGCGATGGTGCCGGTATTCTGGTTTCCATGCCTCACGACTTCCTGCAACGCGTGGTGAAGGAAGATCTGAACCTCGATCTGCCTCCCTCTGGTCATTACGGCATGGGAAATGTCTTCCTGCCGACCGATGAATCACAGCGGGAACACTGCAAAAAGGTCGTGGAAGAGACCGTCAATGCCCAGGGACTGGTTGTCCTGGGCTGGCGTGAATTGCCTGTGGAACCGACCACGGCCGACATCGGTCCCTCCGCGCTGCGTGCTCTGCCGCACATGGAGCAGGTCTTTATCTCCACTTCAAATCACAAGGTCGCCGATCACGATCACCTCGAACGTCAGCTGTATATCATCCTGAAGGCTTCCAGCCGCCAGTTGCGTGAAGGCAGCAATCTGCCCCAGGGACTGATGTTCTACTTCTGTTCGCTGTCCAGCAACATCCTGGTTTACAAAGGGATGCTGACTCCCGACCAGGTGATGCCGTTCTACCCCGACCTGCAGGCGGAAGACTTCACCAGCCACCTGGCGATGGTACACTCCCGCTTCTCAACAAACACCTTCCCCAGCTGGGACCGGGCACAGCCGTGCCGCTTCATGGCTCATAACGGGGAAATCAATACCCTGCGTGGAAACGCCAACTGGATGTTTGCCCGCCAGGGAATGATGTCCAGCGAGCTGTTCGGCGACGATTTGAACAAGCTGTTCCCGATCATCGAGCCTCACTGCTCAGACTCGGGTAACTTCGACAACGCATTGGAACTGCTGCTGATGTCCGGTCGTCCGCTGCCGGAAGTGATGATGATGATGATTCCAGAAGCCTGGCAGAACCATCATTCCATTTCCGTCGCCAAGCGTGCGTTCTATGAATATTACTCCGCCTTGCAGGAACCATGGGACGGGCCGGCATCAGTTTCCTTCACCGATGGTAAATGTATCGGCGCCGTGCTGGACCGGAACGGTCTGCGTCCGAGCCGTTACTATGTGACTCACGACGATCGTGTCATCATGGCCAGCGAAGTGGGAACCCTGGAAGTCGATCCGAAACTGGTTAAGGAGAAAGGTCGTCTGCAGCCCGGGAAGATGTTCCTGGTTGACTTCGAAGAAGGCCGCCTGATCCCCGATGAAGAGATCAAAGAAAAGTACGCCACCAAGCGTCCTTACCAGGAATGGCTGCAGAACCAGCGTCTGCGTCTGCAGGACCTGCCACCCGCGGAGAAGATCGATTCGGTTCCGACCGAAGAGCTGCTGTCTCGTCTGCAGGCCTTTGGTTTCACATTCGAAACGCTGAAGTTCATGTTGATTCCGCTGATCAAAGCCAAGAAGGATCCCATCGGTTCCATGGGGAACGATGCGGCCCTGGCCTGCCTCAGCGATCAGCCACGCCTGATTTACGATTACTTCCACCAGCTGTTCGCCCAGGTGACGAACCCCGCGATCGACTCGATCCGCGAGGAAGTCATCATGTCGCTGGAATGTTACATCGGTCCGGAAGGCAACCTGCTGGAATCGACCGAAGACCAGTGTCATCGACTGCTCATTCCCGAGCCGATCATCACCAACGAGCAACTGGCCGCCATCAAGAAGATGGATTACCGTGGCTGGAAGACCAAAACGATCGACGTGACTTATCCCAAGTCAGAAGGGGAAGCCGGTTTCCGGGCAGCCCTGGATCGGATTCGGGAAGAAGCCTCACAGGCGATCGCCGATGGCTTCAGCCTGATCGTGGTTTCGGACCGGGCCGTCTGTAAAGATCGTGTCGCCCTGCCGACCCTGGTTTCCTGTGGAGCGATTCACCATCACCTGGTTCGCAACGAACAGCGTACGCAGATCGGGATCGTGCTGGAAACCGGCGAAGCCCGCGAAGTGCATCACCACTGTCTGCTGTTCGGCTACGGTGCCGATGCAATCAACCCCTACATGGCCTTCGAAGCCCTCTGGCACTCGCTGGAAGTCGGCGAGCTGGATGCTGCCAAGTGGGATCGTAGTTCCATCGTGGCTGCCTATCGCAAGGGTGTCTGCAAAGGGATGCTGAAAGTGATGGCCAAAATGGGCATCTCGACCCTGCAGAGTTACAAGGGCGCCCAGATCTTCGAAGCCGTCGGTCTGAACCAGGAAATCATCGAAGCCTGCTTCTCAGGAACCGCCAGCCGGATCAAGGGAATTGGTTTTGACGTGGTTGCCAAAGAATGCGAAATGCGTCACAACATCGGCTACCCGCAGCGGGATCAGAAGCGTCTGCCCGTTCTGCCTAACCCCGGTGTGTACCACTGGCGGGCCAACGGAGAAAAGCACTCCTGGTCACCGGAAAACATTGCCAACCTGCAGGCCGCTGCGAGCTCGGGCGATAAGAGTGCCTATAAGCAGTTCGCGAAAGCCGTCAATGAAGAGACGACCCGGCAGTGTCACCTGCGTGGTCTGCTGGCCTTCAAAAAGCGGGAACCGATTCCGCTGGACGAAGTCGAACCGGTGACGGAAATCGTCAAGCGATTCTGTACTGGTGCGATGAGCTACGGTTCGATCTCGGCTGAATCTCACGAAGCCCTGGCGATCGCCATGAACCGCCTGGGTGGCAAGAGTAACACCGGTGAAGGGGGCGAAGATTATTCGCGCTTCAAGCCGCTGGATAACGGCGATTCCAAACGGTCGGCCATTAAGCAGATCGCTTCCGGGCGGTTTGGTGTGACCAGCTGGTATCTGACCAACGCTGACGAACTGCAGATCAAGATTTCTCAAGGTGCGAAGCCGGGAGAAGGGGGCGAACTGCCCGGGCATAAGGTCAACAAGATCATTGCTTCGGTACGTCACTCCACTCCGGGGGTCGGGCTGATCAGTCCTCCTCCGCACCACGATATTTACTCGATCGAAGACCTGTCGCAGCTGATTTACGACCTGAAGAACAGTAACCCCTCGGCCCGGATCAGCGTGAAGCTGGTATCGGAAGTCGGCGTGGGTACGATTGCTTCGGGTGTGGCCAAAGGTCATGCCGACAACATTCTGATCTCGGGAGCCTCCGGTGGTACCGGGGCCTCTCCGCTGACCAGTGTGAAGCACGCCGGTCTGCCCTGGGAACTGGGGATTTCGGAAACCCACCAGACGCTGGTGCTCAACGATCTCCGCAGCCGTGTGCGACTGCAGACTGACGGTCAGCTCAAAACCGGTCGCGATATCATTATTGCGACTCTGCTGGGAGCCGAAGAGTACGGCTTCTCCACCGGACCGCTGATCACCATGGGCTGTATCATGATGCGTAAGTGTCACCTGAATACCTGCCCGGTCGGGATTGCGACTCAGAATCCGGAACTGCGTAAGAAGTTCGCCGGTCAGCCCGAGCACGTGGTCAACTACTTCTTCCTCTTGGCAGAAGAGGCCCGTGAAATCATGGCTGAACTCGGATTCCGCACCATCAACGAGATGGTCGGACGCAGCGATGTACTGGAACTGGATGAAGGGGTTGCTCACTGGAAAGCGAAGCACCTGGACCTGACTCCGATTCTGCGACTGGCTGAAAAGCCACACGAAAACGTGGGTACTTATTGCACGATGGACCAGCAGCACGGTCTGGAAGTCGTGATTGACAACCTGCTGATCAGCGAGGCACAGCCTGCGATCCAGAATGGTGAGTCGGTCACCATCGATGTGAAACTCAAGAATACGGACCGGACCTTCGGTACGATGCTGAGCCACGAGGTTTCCAAGCATCATGGTGCAGAAGGTCTGCCTGATGAAACGATTCACATCAATAGTAAGGGTTCCGCAGGACAGTCCCTGGGGGCCTGGCTGGCACACGGGATTACCATCGAGCATGAAGGCGATGCCAACGACTATGTTGGTAAAGGTCTCAGCGGCGGACGGATCATTATCTATCCACCCGAGAATTCGACCTTCAAGCCGGAAGATAACATCATCGTCGGTAACGTGAACCTGTATGGTGCGACCGAAGGTGAAGTTTACATTCGCGGTCAGGCTGCAGAACGTTTCTGTGTGCGTAACTCCGGAGCGAAAGCGGTTGTGGAAGGAATCGGCGATCACGGTTGTGAATACATGACCGGCGGTCGGGCCGTTGTTCTCGGTGAGACCGGACGCAACTTTGCAGCCGGGATGTCGGGTGGTGTGGCTTATGTCTACGACCCCGAAGGTCATCTGCTGCAGAACAGCAACCTGGAAACTGTGGAACTGGAACGGCTGGAAGATGCCGAGGATATCGCCGAACTGAAAGAGCTGATTGACAATCATCGCAAGTTCACCGGTTCGACCGTGGCTAAAACGATTCTGGATAACTGGGAAAACGAACTGGAACTGTTCAAGAAAGTCATGCCTGTGGATTACAAGCGGGCTTTGCTGGAAATGGCAGCTGAAAAAGCGGAAGCTGCCGCCAGCGTCTAG
- a CDS encoding DUF5662 family protein, with protein sequence MQEPTPEMVTFYERRTRAHIERVRRNLALLASEWACGEELLARGEVHDASKFEDAERVPYIWLTEYHRCRWRNIPFTYPEGMEARTQAAVRHHVSHNRHHPEFHADPNEMTDVDLIEMVCDWTAMSEEFGQDGGSARGWAMKTIGERVAFNDEKTRFVFEVIEQLDRLRCEDQRP encoded by the coding sequence TTGCAAGAGCCGACGCCGGAGATGGTGACTTTCTATGAACGCCGGACGCGGGCGCATATTGAGCGGGTGCGGCGGAATCTGGCGCTGCTGGCGTCGGAGTGGGCGTGCGGAGAGGAACTGCTGGCGCGGGGTGAAGTGCATGATGCTTCCAAGTTCGAAGACGCGGAACGGGTGCCTTATATCTGGCTGACCGAATATCATCGCTGCCGATGGCGGAACATTCCGTTTACTTATCCGGAGGGAATGGAAGCCCGCACGCAGGCGGCGGTGCGGCATCATGTGAGCCACAACCGGCATCATCCGGAATTCCACGCCGATCCGAATGAGATGACCGACGTGGATCTGATCGAGATGGTCTGTGACTGGACGGCGATGTCAGAGGAGTTCGGTCAGGACGGCGGCAGTGCCCGGGGCTGGGCCATGAAGACCATCGGTGAGCGGGTCGCATTTAATGATGAGAAGACGCGGTTTGTGTTTGAGGTGATCGAACAACTGGACCGGCTGCGATGCGAGGACCAGAGACCATGA
- a CDS encoding macro domain-containing protein, translating to MNLPVPNSFRLQIRLSAIDERLYAAWQRWCGDLPFVEVQHGSIFDVAADAIVSPANSFGFMDGGIDRLYLERFGTQLQDRVQAQIRTDHAGELLVGAATLVETGDAEIPWLIAAPTMRVPLPVDSTINAYLAARAIFLLIRKGLIPAGDNAGQPVREQVKTISIPGLGTGVGRMDPVRCAKQVRAAIEDVVLGRFEFPKSTSQIRKRHDRLLGK from the coding sequence ATGAATTTACCTGTGCCTAATTCCTTTCGACTGCAGATTCGTTTGTCTGCCATTGATGAGCGGCTGTACGCGGCCTGGCAGCGGTGGTGTGGTGATCTGCCGTTTGTGGAGGTGCAGCATGGTTCGATCTTTGATGTCGCAGCGGATGCGATTGTGAGTCCGGCGAACAGTTTCGGTTTTATGGATGGCGGCATTGATCGGCTCTACCTGGAACGCTTTGGAACACAACTCCAGGATCGGGTGCAGGCACAGATTCGCACCGACCATGCCGGGGAACTACTGGTAGGGGCTGCGACGCTGGTGGAGACCGGTGATGCAGAGATCCCCTGGCTGATTGCTGCTCCCACGATGCGAGTGCCGCTGCCGGTGGACTCGACGATCAATGCTTATCTGGCGGCACGGGCGATCTTTCTATTGATTCGAAAAGGGTTGATTCCCGCGGGCGACAATGCAGGACAGCCGGTGCGTGAGCAGGTCAAAACGATTTCGATCCCTGGACTGGGAACCGGCGTGGGCAGGATGGACCCGGTGCGATGTGCGAAGCAGGTGCGTGCAGCGATCGAGGACGTCGTACTGGGGCGATTTGAGTTTCCCAAGAGTACGTCACAGATCCGCAAGCGGCATGACCGGTTACTGGGGAAGTGA
- a CDS encoding glutamate synthase subunit beta, whose protein sequence is MGKPTGFMEFARELGADKKPELRILDWNEFHDHLTDEELSNQGARCMDCGIPFCHTGKTLAGMASGCPINNLIPEWNDHIYNGRWQDALDSLHKTNNFPEFTGRVCPAPCEGACVLGIHEPPVTIKNIENSIIDHAFDQGWVQPSPPKTRTGKKVAVVGSGPAGLAAAAQLNTAGHSVTVYERDDRIGGLLMYGIPNMKLEKWIVQRRVDLLADEGVEFITNTSIGVDITADQLMNDFDAVVLCTGATKPRDLPIPGRDLKGVHFAMEYLSKNTKSLLESGLESKHYENSPVEGFINAEGKKVVVIGGGDTGNDCLGTAMRQNCESLINLEIVPQPPMERAANNPWPQWPKIFRVDYGHEEAAAAFGKDPRMFQMSTLEFVGDGKGNLKAIKICEVDWSKPVENGPPFSVVPGSEQELECDLVFLALGFLGPEHIISEQLSLETDARSNFKAEHEQYTTNIDGVFAAGDCRRGQSLIVWAINEGRGAARECDRYLMGATELP, encoded by the coding sequence ATGGGTAAGCCAACCGGCTTCATGGAATTTGCACGAGAACTGGGTGCCGACAAAAAACCGGAACTGCGGATTCTGGACTGGAATGAGTTCCACGATCATCTGACCGATGAAGAGCTCAGCAACCAGGGCGCTCGCTGCATGGACTGTGGGATTCCCTTCTGCCACACCGGGAAAACTCTGGCAGGCATGGCCTCGGGTTGTCCGATTAACAACCTGATCCCCGAGTGGAACGACCACATCTACAACGGTCGCTGGCAGGATGCACTCGACAGTCTGCACAAGACAAACAACTTCCCGGAATTCACCGGTCGTGTCTGTCCCGCACCTTGTGAAGGGGCCTGCGTACTGGGGATTCACGAACCTCCAGTAACGATCAAGAACATTGAGAACTCAATCATCGACCACGCTTTCGATCAGGGTTGGGTCCAGCCGAGTCCTCCTAAAACACGTACCGGCAAGAAAGTCGCTGTCGTCGGTTCCGGTCCTGCCGGACTGGCTGCCGCCGCGCAGCTGAATACCGCCGGTCACAGCGTAACCGTTTACGAACGCGACGACCGCATTGGTGGTCTGTTGATGTACGGCATTCCCAACATGAAGCTGGAGAAGTGGATCGTACAGCGACGTGTCGATCTGCTGGCTGACGAAGGGGTGGAATTCATCACCAACACTTCAATTGGCGTGGACATCACCGCGGATCAGCTGATGAACGATTTCGACGCCGTCGTGCTCTGCACCGGTGCGACCAAGCCCCGCGATCTGCCCATTCCGGGACGTGATCTGAAGGGTGTGCACTTCGCGATGGAATACCTGTCGAAGAACACGAAGAGCCTGCTGGAGTCCGGTCTGGAAAGCAAGCATTACGAGAACTCGCCGGTTGAGGGTTTCATCAACGCTGAAGGCAAGAAAGTTGTCGTGATCGGCGGTGGTGATACCGGTAACGACTGCCTGGGTACCGCGATGCGTCAGAACTGCGAAAGCCTGATCAACCTGGAAATCGTGCCTCAGCCTCCGATGGAGCGGGCTGCGAACAACCCCTGGCCTCAGTGGCCGAAGATCTTCCGCGTGGACTACGGTCACGAAGAAGCAGCTGCCGCGTTCGGTAAAGATCCGCGGATGTTCCAGATGTCGACCCTCGAATTCGTGGGCGACGGCAAAGGCAATCTGAAAGCGATCAAGATCTGCGAAGTCGACTGGTCCAAGCCGGTCGAGAACGGCCCTCCATTCAGCGTGGTTCCCGGTTCGGAACAGGAGCTCGAATGCGATCTGGTCTTCCTGGCACTCGGGTTCTTAGGCCCCGAGCATATCATCAGCGAGCAGCTGAGCCTGGAAACCGACGCCCGTTCGAACTTCAAAGCCGAGCATGAGCAGTACACGACGAACATCGACGGCGTCTTCGCTGCCGGCGACTGCCGACGTGGTCAGAGCCTGATCGTCTGGGCGATCAACGAAGGCCGCGGCGCTGCCCGTGAGTGTGACCGTTACCTGATGGGAGCGACCGAACTGCCGTAA